A part of Pseudomonas sp. HR96 genomic DNA contains:
- a CDS encoding MFS transporter, which translates to MEAIRSATSTAVHALLLLTLIVLLGVFPLDVILPSFPTLAAYFGSTPADISLSVSLFAIGIALSQLIVGPLSDALGRKRLLLGGLVLSVVGAMGCLASSTLPSFLLFRIMQAVGCGCFVLGHALVQDLFTRHSQTRVRIFLTSAGGVFIATSPLFGTWLQIAFDWPGSFYAFVALAAIVIGHAMLFLKPDQPSTSVTEAFRAFPVVCTDKRFMAYAAIAAIAFTCHFAFIVVSPLLFMARMGLGQLEFSLILLTYGFAYTAGGLCATWLHQRVGQGRQIAAGLLLIGIAGVVLMGGLRVWGLSVPGVLVPMIICTAGTTIIRPAAFTLAMSRFPRNAGAAAAVASTLMFMLGGTISGGIAASGLALERNLACGFITLSLFAGVLQWFAKR; encoded by the coding sequence ATGGAGGCAATACGCTCAGCAACATCTACGGCCGTTCATGCGCTGCTGCTGCTGACGCTTATCGTTCTGCTCGGCGTATTTCCACTGGATGTGATCCTTCCATCATTCCCGACCTTGGCCGCTTACTTCGGTAGTACTCCGGCTGACATCTCGCTGTCGGTCAGCCTGTTTGCCATCGGTATCGCCCTATCCCAATTAATCGTAGGCCCGCTGTCCGATGCCCTTGGGCGCAAACGTCTGCTGCTTGGCGGCCTGGTGCTTTCGGTAGTCGGCGCCATGGGCTGCCTGGCCAGCAGCACTCTGCCTTCCTTTCTTCTGTTTCGGATCATGCAGGCGGTAGGCTGCGGCTGCTTTGTCCTGGGCCACGCCTTGGTGCAGGACCTGTTCACTCGGCATTCGCAGACCCGCGTGAGGATATTTCTAACCAGTGCTGGTGGCGTATTCATTGCCACATCTCCCTTGTTTGGGACATGGCTGCAGATAGCATTCGACTGGCCGGGCAGCTTCTACGCGTTTGTTGCGCTGGCGGCCATTGTGATTGGCCACGCCATGCTGTTCCTCAAGCCCGATCAGCCCAGCACATCCGTGACCGAGGCTTTCCGCGCCTTTCCCGTCGTCTGTACCGACAAGCGCTTTATGGCTTATGCCGCCATTGCCGCAATCGCCTTTACCTGCCATTTCGCCTTCATCGTCGTTTCACCGCTGTTGTTCATGGCGCGGATGGGTCTGGGCCAACTCGAATTTTCCTTGATCCTGCTTACTTACGGGTTCGCTTATACGGCAGGTGGGCTATGTGCGACCTGGTTGCATCAGCGAGTCGGCCAGGGCCGGCAGATAGCAGCCGGTTTGCTGCTGATCGGCATAGCCGGGGTGGTGCTTATGGGAGGGTTGCGGGTATGGGGCTTGTCAGTGCCAGGCGTCTTGGTGCCGATGATCATCTGCACGGCAGGTACTACCATCATTCGACCGGCAGCCTTCACCCTTGCTATGTCTCGCTTTCCACGCAACGCGGGCGCCGCGGCAGCTGTGGCTAGCACCTTGATGTTCATGCTCGGTGGAACAATCAGCGGGGGCATCGCCGCATCGGGATTGGCATTGGAGCGCAACCTGGCGTGCGGCTTTATCACCCTCAGCCTTTTTGCTGGCGTTTTACAGTGGTTCGCGAAAAGATAG
- a CDS encoding MFS transporter: MSSEAPLLLRRHRPFLAFWLARVSTASAFQMLTVAIGWHLYQLTGSVLDLGLVGLVEFAPRLLFMLHTGHVADRYDRRKVAAICQCAQGLVALALFIASSTDSVSREMIFICAFLLGSSRAFEMPTTQALLPNIVPTALFPRAVAASASAMQSATIVAPALGGFLYAFGSVWVYGPSVLLYIVALSLMLSLPARQTPLAKGRATLQSLLAGIHFIRSRPDILGAISLDLFAVLLGGATALLPVFARDILLTGPWGLGLLRSAPAVGALLTSFWLARFPIERKVGLVMFTGVGVFGVATIAFGLSTSFWFSLAVLAVLGAADMISMVIRGAFVQLETPDEMRGRVSAVNGLFIGASNQLGEFESGLTAHWFGTVPAVVLGGVGTLMVTGVWVKLFPSLAKRDYMHAKP, from the coding sequence ATGTCCAGCGAAGCCCCGTTGTTGTTGCGTCGTCACCGTCCTTTCCTGGCGTTCTGGCTGGCCCGTGTCAGCACCGCAAGCGCCTTCCAGATGCTCACCGTGGCCATTGGCTGGCATCTTTACCAGCTCACCGGCAGCGTGCTCGACCTGGGCCTGGTGGGCCTGGTGGAGTTCGCCCCGCGGCTGCTGTTCATGCTGCATACCGGGCATGTCGCCGACCGCTACGACCGGCGCAAAGTCGCCGCCATCTGCCAGTGCGCGCAGGGCCTGGTGGCCCTGGCCCTGTTCATCGCCAGCAGCACCGACAGCGTCAGTCGTGAAATGATCTTCATCTGCGCCTTCCTGCTGGGCAGCTCGCGGGCCTTCGAAATGCCCACCACCCAGGCGCTGCTGCCCAACATCGTGCCCACCGCACTGTTCCCCCGAGCGGTCGCCGCCTCGGCCTCGGCCATGCAGTCGGCGACCATCGTCGCGCCGGCTTTGGGCGGCTTTCTGTATGCCTTCGGCAGCGTCTGGGTCTACGGCCCCAGCGTGCTGCTCTATATAGTCGCGCTGTCGCTGATGCTCAGCCTGCCTGCCCGGCAAACCCCGCTGGCCAAGGGCCGTGCCACCCTGCAGTCGCTGCTGGCCGGCATCCACTTCATCCGCAGCCGCCCGGACATCCTCGGCGCCATCTCGCTGGACCTGTTCGCCGTGCTGCTGGGCGGTGCCACCGCGCTGTTGCCGGTGTTCGCCCGCGACATCCTGCTGACCGGCCCCTGGGGCCTCGGCCTGCTGCGCTCGGCACCGGCGGTGGGCGCGCTGCTGACGTCGTTCTGGCTGGCGCGCTTTCCGATCGAGCGCAAGGTCGGCCTGGTGATGTTCACCGGGGTCGGCGTGTTCGGCGTGGCGACCATCGCCTTCGGGCTGTCCACCTCGTTCTGGTTCTCGCTGGCGGTGCTGGCGGTACTGGGCGCGGCAGACATGATCAGCATGGTCATCCGTGGCGCCTTCGTGCAGCTGGAAACCCCCGACGAGATGCGTGGCCGGGTCAGTGCGGTGAACGGCCTGTTCATCGGCGCCTCGAACCAGCTCGGCGAATTCGAGTCGGGCCTGACCGCCCACTGGTTCGGCACGGTGCCGGCGGTGGTGCTGGGCGGGGTCGGCACGCTGATGGTGACCGGGGTATGGGTGAAGCTCTTCCCGAGCCTGGCCAAGCGCGATTACATGCACGCCAAGCCCTGA
- a CDS encoding xanthine dehydrogenase family protein molybdopterin-binding subunit: protein MTTLGQPMDRVDGLLKVTGQARYAGEFPEAGLLHGSVVGSNIARGRITHIDTSAALALPGVLAVISHLNRPHLASYDKAYEDMDAADGKHFRPLYDDQVRYSGQPLALVVAENLELARHAGSLVRIEYEVQAHETDLHALLENAKPAPAEVPEPRGNFAAELAGSTLHIDATYSTPIEHHNPMEPHASTVLYQADGKLVIHDKNQSPQNCQAYVQKVFDLDKERVQILTAFVGGAFGSGLRPQYQLPLAVMAALHLERSVRVTLTRQQMFTFGYRPRTVQRLQLGCAANGRLQAIGHTATAQTSRFEDFTEHVVEWSGMLYHCDHVQLTYNLVPLDVFTPLDMRAPGAALGVIGLECAMDELACAVAIDPVQLRILNYSDRNQNEDKPYSSKELLACYSQGSERFGWHNRNPEPRSMRRDSQLIGWGMAGGVWDAMQMKASAKASLDRNGHLTVSSATTDIGTGTYTVMTQIAAESAGVRAADVTFMLGDSSLPTAPLQGGSFTVSSVGTAVQQACQALQARLVDIANQVAPSFAGATIDQVTFADGELRWNDQRLALGELVAMAGEEAVAVQVDAEPDKKREAYSTATHSAVFVEVEVDEDLGSVRVTRVVSAIAAGRVVNPKMARSQILGGVVWGIGMALHEETQIDHNLGRYMNHSLAEYHIPVNADIGDIEVVFVEENDEIVNALGSKGVGEIGIVGVAAAVANAIYHATGKRVREFPITLDKLL, encoded by the coding sequence ATGACCACTCTTGGCCAACCCATGGACCGCGTCGACGGCCTGCTCAAGGTCACCGGGCAGGCGCGCTACGCCGGCGAATTCCCCGAAGCCGGGCTGCTGCACGGCAGCGTGGTGGGCAGCAACATCGCCCGCGGCCGCATCACCCACATCGACACCAGCGCCGCGCTGGCACTGCCTGGCGTGCTGGCAGTGATCAGCCACCTCAACCGTCCGCATCTGGCCAGCTACGACAAGGCCTATGAAGACATGGACGCCGCCGACGGCAAGCATTTCCGGCCCCTGTACGACGATCAGGTGCGCTACAGCGGCCAGCCGCTGGCATTGGTGGTCGCCGAAAACCTCGAGCTGGCCCGCCATGCCGGCTCGCTGGTGCGGATCGAATACGAGGTGCAGGCCCACGAGACCGACCTGCACGCCTTGCTCGAAAACGCCAAGCCGGCGCCGGCCGAAGTGCCCGAGCCACGCGGCAACTTCGCCGCCGAGCTGGCCGGCTCGACCCTGCACATCGACGCCACCTACAGCACCCCCATCGAGCACCACAACCCAATGGAGCCGCACGCCAGCACGGTGCTCTACCAGGCCGACGGCAAGCTCGTGATCCACGACAAGAATCAGAGCCCGCAGAACTGCCAGGCCTACGTGCAGAAGGTCTTCGACCTCGACAAGGAGCGCGTGCAGATCCTTACTGCTTTCGTCGGCGGCGCCTTCGGCTCCGGCCTGCGACCGCAATACCAGCTGCCGCTGGCGGTGATGGCGGCGCTGCACCTCGAACGTTCGGTACGGGTGACCTTGACCCGCCAGCAGATGTTCACCTTCGGCTACCGGCCACGCACCGTGCAGCGCCTGCAACTGGGCTGCGCCGCCAACGGCCGCCTGCAGGCGATCGGCCACACGGCCACCGCGCAGACCTCGCGCTTCGAGGACTTCACCGAGCACGTGGTGGAATGGAGCGGCATGCTCTACCACTGCGACCACGTGCAGCTGACCTACAACCTGGTGCCGCTGGACGTCTTCACCCCGCTGGACATGCGCGCCCCCGGCGCCGCCTTGGGGGTGATCGGCCTTGAGTGCGCCATGGACGAGCTGGCCTGCGCCGTGGCCATCGACCCGGTGCAGCTGCGCATCCTCAACTACTCGGACCGCAACCAGAACGAAGACAAGCCCTATTCCAGCAAGGAGCTGCTGGCCTGCTACAGCCAGGGCAGCGAGCGCTTCGGCTGGCACAACCGCAACCCCGAGCCGCGCAGCATGCGCCGCGACAGCCAGCTGATCGGCTGGGGCATGGCCGGCGGCGTGTGGGACGCCATGCAGATGAAGGCCAGCGCCAAGGCCAGCCTCGACCGTAACGGCCACCTGACCGTGAGCAGCGCCACCACCGACATCGGTACCGGCACTTATACGGTCATGACCCAAATTGCCGCCGAGTCAGCGGGGGTGCGAGCGGCTGACGTCACCTTCATGTTGGGCGACTCGTCGCTGCCTACGGCACCGCTGCAGGGCGGCTCCTTCACCGTGTCGTCGGTCGGCACCGCCGTGCAGCAAGCCTGCCAGGCATTGCAGGCACGGCTGGTGGACATCGCCAACCAGGTCGCGCCGTCGTTTGCCGGTGCCACCATCGACCAGGTCACCTTCGCCGACGGCGAGCTGCGCTGGAACGACCAGCGCCTGGCCCTCGGCGAGCTGGTAGCCATGGCCGGCGAAGAGGCCGTGGCCGTGCAGGTCGACGCCGAACCCGACAAGAAGCGCGAGGCCTACAGCACCGCGACCCACTCGGCGGTGTTCGTCGAAGTGGAAGTGGACGAGGACCTGGGCAGCGTGCGCGTGACCCGCGTGGTCAGCGCCATCGCCGCCGGCCGCGTGGTCAACCCGAAGATGGCCCGCAGCCAGATCCTCGGCGGCGTGGTCTGGGGCATCGGCATGGCCCTGCACGAAGAGACCCAGATCGACCACAACCTGGGCCGCTACATGAACCACAGCCTGGCCGAGTACCACATCCCGGTGAACGCCGACATTGGCGACATCGAAGTGGTGTTCGTCGAGGAAAACGACGAAATCGTCAACGCGCTGGGTTCCAAGGGGGTCGGCGAGATCGGCATCGTCGGAGTTGCGGCGGCCGTGGCCAACGCCATCTATCACGCTACCGGCAAGCGGGTGCGTGAGTTTCCGATTACCTTGGACAAGTTGCTTTAA
- a CDS encoding sulfite exporter TauE/SafE family protein: protein MTDAIALAPSAYLIIFLTLSCAYVIFGIAGFGSALLASPVLALYLPVTKIVPLLALIDMCAAFFNVRRDARKADWPELRRLVPLMVVGSLVGAAILLTTRPVLLELALGVFAVGYALYSLIGKKPQRHFQPLAVLPFGLIGGVFSALFGSGGFVYVIYLAGRLGDKNAIRITQSTLIGLSTMTRVIIFALAGVYLDTSLLWLALVLAPGMLVGVTVGRRMTLKMSREQFLRLINCVVLASGVALIVRYFF, encoded by the coding sequence GTGACCGACGCCATCGCCCTGGCTCCCTCTGCCTACCTGATCATTTTCCTGACCCTCTCCTGCGCCTACGTCATCTTCGGCATCGCCGGCTTTGGCAGTGCGCTGCTGGCCAGTCCGGTGCTGGCCCTGTACCTGCCGGTGACCAAGATCGTGCCGTTGCTGGCCCTGATCGACATGTGCGCGGCGTTCTTCAATGTTCGCCGCGATGCGCGCAAGGCCGATTGGCCGGAGCTGCGACGCCTGGTGCCACTGATGGTCGTCGGCAGCCTGGTTGGGGCGGCCATTTTGCTGACCACCCGACCGGTGCTGCTGGAACTGGCGCTCGGGGTGTTCGCTGTCGGTTATGCGCTGTATTCGCTGATCGGGAAAAAACCGCAACGGCATTTCCAGCCGCTGGCGGTGCTGCCCTTCGGCCTCATTGGCGGGGTATTCAGCGCCCTGTTCGGCAGCGGCGGGTTCGTCTATGTGATCTACCTGGCCGGGCGGCTGGGCGACAAGAACGCCATTCGCATCACCCAAAGCACCTTGATCGGCCTGAGCACCATGACCCGGGTGATCATCTTCGCCCTGGCCGGGGTGTACCTGGACACCAGTCTGCTGTGGCTGGCCCTGGTGCTGGCGCCGGGGATGCTGGTCGGTGTGACAGTGGGGCGGCGGATGACCTTGAAGATGTCGCGCGAGCAATTCCTGCGGCTCATCAACTGCGTGGTGCTGGCTTCAGGGGTGGCGCTGATCGTGCGGTATTTCTTCTGA
- a CDS encoding xanthine dehydrogenase family protein subunit M, with translation MNPFAYSKPAAIDEAIRLAGPRSRFIAGGTNLLDLMKENLTRPEQLIDITGLPLREVSETASGGVLIGALVSNADLAWHPLIEARYPLLSQAILAGASPQLRNMATTGGNLLQRTRCYYFYDAAVPCNKREPGSGCPARDGLNRIHAILGASAQCVATHPSDMCVALAALEAVVHVQGRAGTRRIEFADFHRLPEDAPERDNQLADDELITAIELPAQGFAAHSHYLKVRDRASYAFALVSVAAALELDGPVIRSARLVLGGVAHKPWRDHGVEFDLIGQEVSHETFAAAADALLQDAEPLQHNAFKIRLARRAVIRALSQAALEGARP, from the coding sequence ATGAATCCTTTTGCCTACAGCAAGCCGGCCGCGATCGACGAGGCCATCCGCCTGGCCGGTCCGCGCAGCCGCTTCATCGCCGGCGGCACCAACCTGCTCGACCTGATGAAAGAGAACCTGACCCGGCCCGAGCAACTGATCGACATCACCGGTCTGCCGCTGCGCGAAGTCAGCGAAACCGCCAGTGGCGGCGTGCTGATCGGCGCCCTGGTGAGCAACGCCGACCTGGCCTGGCACCCGTTGATCGAAGCGCGCTACCCGCTGCTCAGCCAGGCGATCCTGGCCGGCGCCTCGCCGCAGCTGCGCAACATGGCCACTACCGGCGGCAATCTGCTGCAACGTACCCGCTGCTATTACTTCTATGACGCTGCCGTGCCCTGCAACAAGCGCGAGCCTGGCAGCGGCTGCCCGGCCCGGGACGGCCTCAACCGCATCCACGCCATCCTCGGAGCCAGCGCCCAGTGCGTCGCCACTCACCCGTCGGACATGTGCGTCGCCTTGGCGGCCCTGGAAGCGGTGGTGCACGTACAAGGCCGCGCCGGCACCCGCCGCATCGAGTTCGCCGACTTCCATCGCCTGCCTGAAGACGCCCCCGAGCGCGACAACCAGCTGGCCGACGACGAGCTGATCACCGCCATCGAACTGCCGGCGCAGGGTTTCGCCGCTCACAGCCACTACCTGAAGGTGCGTGACCGCGCCTCCTATGCCTTCGCCCTGGTTTCGGTCGCTGCAGCCCTGGAACTCGATGGCCCGGTAATCCGCTCCGCGCGCCTGGTGCTCGGCGGCGTGGCGCACAAGCCCTGGCGCGACCACGGTGTGGAGTTCGACCTGATCGGCCAGGAGGTCAGCCACGAAACCTTCGCCGCCGCTGCCGACGCGCTGTTGCAGGACGCCGAACCCCTGCAGCACAACGCTTTCAAGATCCGCCTGGCGCGCCGCGCGGTGATTCGCGCCCTCAGCCAGGCCGCCCTGGAAGGAGCACGCCCATGA
- a CDS encoding (2Fe-2S)-binding protein, whose product MSATPQGYASHSIHLTLNHQPRQLDVLPWTTLLDLLREQLDLVGSKKGCDHGQCGACTVLLNGKRVNACLTLAVMCDGADLVTIEGLASEEALHPLQAAFIKHDAFQCGYCTPGQICSAVGLIAEGRAGTPAEVQEMMSGNLCRCGAYGNIRAAIEEVLQNDSATQAEPQFVEVRA is encoded by the coding sequence ATGAGCGCGACTCCCCAAGGCTACGCCAGCCACTCGATTCACCTGACCCTCAACCACCAGCCGCGCCAGCTCGACGTGCTGCCCTGGACCACCTTGCTCGACCTGCTGCGCGAGCAGCTGGACCTGGTCGGCAGCAAGAAGGGCTGCGACCACGGCCAATGCGGGGCCTGCACCGTGCTGCTCAACGGCAAGCGGGTCAACGCCTGCCTGACCCTGGCGGTGATGTGCGACGGCGCCGACCTGGTGACCATCGAAGGGCTGGCCAGCGAAGAGGCCCTGCATCCGCTGCAGGCCGCCTTCATCAAGCACGACGCCTTTCAATGCGGTTACTGCACGCCCGGGCAGATCTGCTCGGCGGTCGGCCTGATCGCCGAAGGCCGGGCGGGCACGCCTGCCGAGGTGCAGGAGATGATGAGTGGCAACCTGTGCCGTTGCGGTGCCTATGGCAACATTCGCGCGGCCATCGAAGAGGTGCTGCAAAATGACTCGGCGACCCAGGCCGAACCACAGTTCGTCGAGGTGCGCGCATGA